The Methylocystis sp. ATCC 49242 region AGCGTAACGAGACGCGGACACCACTGGAGCGCCAGATCATTGTGGTTTTCCATACGAGCCGCGGGCGCATCGGGCTTCCGGTCGATGAGATGTTCGATCAGCAGCAAGTCGTCATGAAGCCTCTGCAGGGGCACCTCGAAAGAATCAGGGCGAGCTTTGGTTGCGCGCTTCTCGGCACTGGCGAGGTTGCGATCATGCTCGATTGCGAGAAATTACGGGAAGGCGCCGCGGCATGACGCTCGACCCACAAAGTTCGGCGCCCTCGCAGGCCAGCAAGCGCCTCCAGGCCTGGTTGAATAAACGCTGCGGGCTTCATTTTCCCGAGAACAAGTGGGAGATGCTGAATCAGCGACTCGCGCGCGTCATCGAACGATACCGCCTGGACAGTATGGAAGCGCTTGTCCAGGAGGTCGAGAGCGGCGACGACCATGAATTGCTCGCGGCCGTGGTGCACGCCGCTTCCACCAATCACACTTACTTCTTCCGCGAGCCGCACGTGCTCGACTACTTTCGCGTCAACATCCTGCCTCAACTAATGTATCGCGACGAGATAAGGATATGGAGCGCGGCCGCCTCGACGGGCGACGAAGCTTATACATGCGCCATCATCGCCGCTGAAGCCCTCGGTCGTCACGCCCTGCGCGACCGGGTCGCGATCCTCGGCACCGACCTGAGTGGACCGGTGATCGAGTCGGCGGAAGCAGGCGTCTATGGCCTTCCAAATCTGGAGCAGACATCGCCTGAAATAGTGGCGCGTTATTTCAATGCCATTGGCGACGGGCGTTTCCTGGTCGCGGATGACATAAGAAGAATATGCACTTTCCGCCGAATGAATTTGAAAGTGCGGCCTTACCCGTTCCAAAAAAAATTCGACGTCGTCTTCTGCCGCAATGTTCTTTACTACTTCGATATCGCAACGCAGCGCGCTGTGCTGGACGAAATCTATGACGCGACGCAGCCCAACGGGTGGTTGCTTACCAGCGTTACAGTAAGCTTGCGCGATCTCGGATCCCGTTGGACGACCATCTGCAGCGGCGTTCACAGGAAGCTCCAATGAAAGAAAAAGCAATGCGCCCCGTTCGGGTCCTCATCGTCGACGATTCCGCGCTGGTGCGAAAGGTGCTGGCGGATGGATTCGCGCGCGACGGCGGGATCGAG contains the following coding sequences:
- a CDS encoding protein-glutamate O-methyltransferase CheR is translated as MTLDPQSSAPSQASKRLQAWLNKRCGLHFPENKWEMLNQRLARVIERYRLDSMEALVQEVESGDDHELLAAVVHAASTNHTYFFREPHVLDYFRVNILPQLMYRDEIRIWSAAASTGDEAYTCAIIAAEALGRHALRDRVAILGTDLSGPVIESAEAGVYGLPNLEQTSPEIVARYFNAIGDGRFLVADDIRRICTFRRMNLKVRPYPFQKKFDVVFCRNVLYYFDIATQRAVLDEIYDATQPNGWLLTSVTVSLRDLGSRWTTICSGVHRKLQ